The proteins below come from a single Vicia villosa cultivar HV-30 ecotype Madison, WI unplaced genomic scaffold, Vvil1.0 ctg.000222F_1_1, whole genome shotgun sequence genomic window:
- the LOC131625570 gene encoding protein GLUTAMINE DUMPER 5-like, whose amino-acid sequence MDAASGGGFKTVTSPVPYLFGGIAFMLAIATFALIILACCSCHENTPSTTLANEEKSMKNVEMVVDLEPKIVVIMAGDSNPTYLAKPVSSSCHTEETV is encoded by the coding sequence ATGGATGCAGCTTCTGGTGGCGGTTTCAAAACCGTTACCTCTCCGGTTCCTTACCTCTTTGGTGGCATAGCTTTCATGCTTGCAATTGCAACATTTGCATTAATTATTCTAGCTTGTTGTTCTTGTCATGAAAATACACCATCTACCACTTTAGCAAATGAAGAGAAATCAATGAAGAATGTGGAAATGGTGGTGGATTTAGAGCCTAAGATTGTTGTCATTATGGCTGGAGATAGTAACCCTACTTACTTGGCTAAACCTGTTTCATCATCATGCCATACTGAAGAAACAGTTTAG